The following proteins come from a genomic window of Diprion similis isolate iyDipSimi1 chromosome 8, iyDipSimi1.1, whole genome shotgun sequence:
- the LOC124409912 gene encoding tyrosine-protein kinase Src64B isoform X2, protein MLVERPSHAILGIDLYISRICERLLCIWEYFLTRKAKKAENGTKKNIKKKKSNRNHEDISHHPHNKLLAIESLSPRKEESCSCFSYLRCRESTVTMGKCCSKRQEPQPIGYKKSEIGLNSAHSNGSSLDKRYSEDPNRRCPQTRVDIIRPRQTPLHSQRSNKIVVALYNYAARESTDVSFVKGDRMEVLDDTEPDWWKVLHLTTLHEGLIPWNFVAVERSVESEDWFFDNVSRKEAGKLLLVDENPRGTFLVRPSEHTPRGYSLSVKDWEEGRGHHVKHYKIKPLDNGGFYIATNQTFATLPALVMAYSKNALGLCHVLAKPCPKPLPDMWDLGPELRDKWEINRNQIQLINKLGHGNFGEVYYGKWRNQIEVAVKTLREGTMSSEAFLQEAAIMKHLRHRHLVALYAVCSKEEPIYIVQEYMCNGSLLDFLRTGDGRYMQFEDLIYIASQVASGMEYLESKQLIHRDLAARNVLIGEKNKAKICDFGLARVIKDNEYCPKQGSKFPVKWTAPEAIIYARFSIKSDVWSYGILLNELFTYGQVPYPGMHGREVVEHVEKGYRMPKPANHPLPDSIYTLMLQCWDASPEKRPTFEYLNHYFESFNVTSEIPYLEPPTD, encoded by the exons ATGCTGGTGGAACGGCCTTCACACGCCATCCTCGGGATTGATCTATACATATCGAGAATTTGCGAAAGGTTGTTGTGCATatgggaatattttttaacccgTAAGGCAAAAAAGGCAGAAAACGGAACgaagaagaatataaaaaagaaaaagtcaaATCGTAATCATGAAGATATATCACATCATCCGCACAATAAACTGCTAGCCATCGAATCGTTATCACCAAGGAAGGAGGAAAGCTGTAGCTGTTTTTCTTATCTGCGGTGCCGCGAATCAACGGTAACAATGGGGAAATGTTGCAGCAAGAGGCAAGAGCCTCAGCCAATCG GTTACAAGAAATCGGAAATTGGCCTCAACTCGGCGCACAGCAACGGAAGTTCCCTCGACAAGAGATACTCGGAAGATCCAAATCGGCGCTGCCCTCAGACCAGAGTTGATATTATTCGCCCGAGACAGACACCCT TACATTCGCAAAGATCGAACAAAATCGTGGTAGCATTATACAATTATGCGGCGAGGGAAAGCACCGACGTCAGTTTTGTGAAGGGCGACAGGATGGAGGTGTTGGATGACACGGAACCGGATTGGTGGAAAGTACTTCACCTGACTACCCTCCACGAGGGATTGATACCGTGGAATTTCGTCGCCGTCGAACGTTCCGTCGAAAGCGAGGa TTGGTTCTTCGACAACGTATCGAGGAAGGAGGCCGGGAAATTACTTCTCGTCGACGAAAATCCACGGGGTACTTTCCTTGTTAGACCGAGCGAACACACGCCAAGAGGATACAGTCTTTCAGTAAAGGATTGGGAAGAGGGACGCGGGCATCATGTGAAACACTACAAAATCAAACCCCTGGACAATGGTGGATTTTATATAGCGACTAATCAAACTTTCGCCACTCTACCAGCCCTCGTAATGGCGTACAGCA AAAACGCGCTGGGACTTTGTCACGTGCTGGCGAAACCGTGTCCAAAACCGTTGCCGGACATGTGGGACCTAGGACCGGAGTTACGTGACAAATGGGAGATAAACAGGAACCAAATACAGCTTATAAACAAGCTGGGACACGGTAACTTCGGCGAAGTGTATTACGGAAAATGGCGAAACCAGATAGAAGTGGCGGTGAAGACGTTGCGCGAGGGAACAATGTCCTCTGAGGCATTTTTGCAGGAGGCAGCTATAATGAAACACCTTAGGCACAGACACCTAGTCGCCTTGTACGCAGTCTGTTCGAAGGAGGAGCCGATATACATAGTCCAAGAGTACATGTGCAACGGTAGCTTACTCGACTTCCTGAGGACCGGGGACGGCAGATACATGCAGTTCGAGGACCTAATATACATCGCGTCGCAGGTCGCCTCGGGCATGGAATACCTCGAAAGCAAACAGCTGATTCACAGGGACTTGGCCGCGCGAAACGTCCTTATAGGCGAAAAGAACAAGGCGAAAATATGCGACTTTGGTCTGGCAAGGGTGATCAAGGACAACGAGTACTGTCCTAAACAGGGCAGCAAATTTCCAGTAAAATGGACCGCTCCTGAGGCTATAATATACGCCAGGTTCAGCATAAAGAGCGACGTCTGGTCCTACGGAATTTTGCTCAACGAACTCTTCACCTACGGCCAAGTGCCCTATCCGG GTATGCACGGCCGGGAGGTCGTCGAGCACGTTGAGAAGGGTTACAGGATGCCAAAACCGGCGAATCACCCGCTACCGGACAGCATATACACCCTGATGCTGCAGTGCTGGGACGCGAGTCCGGAGAAACGACCGACCTTTGAATACCTCAATCACTATTTCGAATCGTTCAATGTTACGAGTGAAATACCGTATCTAGAACCGCCAACGGACTGA
- the LOC124409912 gene encoding tyrosine-protein kinase Src64B isoform X1, with protein MLVERPSHAILGIDLYISRICERLLCIWEYFLTRKAKKAENGTKKNIKKKKSNRNHEDISHHPHNKLLAIESLSPRKEESCSCFSYLRCRESTVTMGKCCSKRQEPQPIGYKKSEIGLNSAHSNGSSLDKRYSEDPNRRCPQTRVDIIRPRQTPCEPPILIPKSIHLRELSSPSFSVALHSQRSNKIVVALYNYAARESTDVSFVKGDRMEVLDDTEPDWWKVLHLTTLHEGLIPWNFVAVERSVESEDWFFDNVSRKEAGKLLLVDENPRGTFLVRPSEHTPRGYSLSVKDWEEGRGHHVKHYKIKPLDNGGFYIATNQTFATLPALVMAYSKNALGLCHVLAKPCPKPLPDMWDLGPELRDKWEINRNQIQLINKLGHGNFGEVYYGKWRNQIEVAVKTLREGTMSSEAFLQEAAIMKHLRHRHLVALYAVCSKEEPIYIVQEYMCNGSLLDFLRTGDGRYMQFEDLIYIASQVASGMEYLESKQLIHRDLAARNVLIGEKNKAKICDFGLARVIKDNEYCPKQGSKFPVKWTAPEAIIYARFSIKSDVWSYGILLNELFTYGQVPYPGMHGREVVEHVEKGYRMPKPANHPLPDSIYTLMLQCWDASPEKRPTFEYLNHYFESFNVTSEIPYLEPPTD; from the exons ATGCTGGTGGAACGGCCTTCACACGCCATCCTCGGGATTGATCTATACATATCGAGAATTTGCGAAAGGTTGTTGTGCATatgggaatattttttaacccgTAAGGCAAAAAAGGCAGAAAACGGAACgaagaagaatataaaaaagaaaaagtcaaATCGTAATCATGAAGATATATCACATCATCCGCACAATAAACTGCTAGCCATCGAATCGTTATCACCAAGGAAGGAGGAAAGCTGTAGCTGTTTTTCTTATCTGCGGTGCCGCGAATCAACGGTAACAATGGGGAAATGTTGCAGCAAGAGGCAAGAGCCTCAGCCAATCG GTTACAAGAAATCGGAAATTGGCCTCAACTCGGCGCACAGCAACGGAAGTTCCCTCGACAAGAGATACTCGGAAGATCCAAATCGGCGCTGCCCTCAGACCAGAGTTGATATTATTCGCCCGAGACAGACACCCTGTGAGCCTCCGATTTTAATCCCAAAATCGATTCATCTGCGTGAATTATCTTCCCCGTCTTTTTCAGTTGCAT TACATTCGCAAAGATCGAACAAAATCGTGGTAGCATTATACAATTATGCGGCGAGGGAAAGCACCGACGTCAGTTTTGTGAAGGGCGACAGGATGGAGGTGTTGGATGACACGGAACCGGATTGGTGGAAAGTACTTCACCTGACTACCCTCCACGAGGGATTGATACCGTGGAATTTCGTCGCCGTCGAACGTTCCGTCGAAAGCGAGGa TTGGTTCTTCGACAACGTATCGAGGAAGGAGGCCGGGAAATTACTTCTCGTCGACGAAAATCCACGGGGTACTTTCCTTGTTAGACCGAGCGAACACACGCCAAGAGGATACAGTCTTTCAGTAAAGGATTGGGAAGAGGGACGCGGGCATCATGTGAAACACTACAAAATCAAACCCCTGGACAATGGTGGATTTTATATAGCGACTAATCAAACTTTCGCCACTCTACCAGCCCTCGTAATGGCGTACAGCA AAAACGCGCTGGGACTTTGTCACGTGCTGGCGAAACCGTGTCCAAAACCGTTGCCGGACATGTGGGACCTAGGACCGGAGTTACGTGACAAATGGGAGATAAACAGGAACCAAATACAGCTTATAAACAAGCTGGGACACGGTAACTTCGGCGAAGTGTATTACGGAAAATGGCGAAACCAGATAGAAGTGGCGGTGAAGACGTTGCGCGAGGGAACAATGTCCTCTGAGGCATTTTTGCAGGAGGCAGCTATAATGAAACACCTTAGGCACAGACACCTAGTCGCCTTGTACGCAGTCTGTTCGAAGGAGGAGCCGATATACATAGTCCAAGAGTACATGTGCAACGGTAGCTTACTCGACTTCCTGAGGACCGGGGACGGCAGATACATGCAGTTCGAGGACCTAATATACATCGCGTCGCAGGTCGCCTCGGGCATGGAATACCTCGAAAGCAAACAGCTGATTCACAGGGACTTGGCCGCGCGAAACGTCCTTATAGGCGAAAAGAACAAGGCGAAAATATGCGACTTTGGTCTGGCAAGGGTGATCAAGGACAACGAGTACTGTCCTAAACAGGGCAGCAAATTTCCAGTAAAATGGACCGCTCCTGAGGCTATAATATACGCCAGGTTCAGCATAAAGAGCGACGTCTGGTCCTACGGAATTTTGCTCAACGAACTCTTCACCTACGGCCAAGTGCCCTATCCGG GTATGCACGGCCGGGAGGTCGTCGAGCACGTTGAGAAGGGTTACAGGATGCCAAAACCGGCGAATCACCCGCTACCGGACAGCATATACACCCTGATGCTGCAGTGCTGGGACGCGAGTCCGGAGAAACGACCGACCTTTGAATACCTCAATCACTATTTCGAATCGTTCAATGTTACGAGTGAAATACCGTATCTAGAACCGCCAACGGACTGA